A DNA window from Desulfobacteraceae bacterium contains the following coding sequences:
- a CDS encoding type II toxin-antitoxin system Phd/YefM family antitoxin, translating into MKPLSVSRNIVSLSEFKAKASQILHDVQSSHHPLVITQNGKAAAVLISPADFDFLTEKARFISAVQKGLADVENDRIVPDENLDLEI; encoded by the coding sequence ATGAAACCCCTGAGTGTTTCCAGGAATATCGTTTCACTGTCGGAATTTAAAGCCAAAGCTTCTCAAATACTCCACGACGTACAGAGCTCGCATCATCCACTGGTCATCACCCAAAACGGCAAAGCAGCCGCCGTCCTGATTTCACCAGCCGATTTCGATTTCCTCACGGAAAAGGCCCGTTTCATCAGCGCCGTCCAAAAGGGCTTGGCGGATGTTGAAAATGACCGGATCGTGCCGGATGAAAATCTGGACTTGGAGATATGA
- a CDS encoding type II toxin-antitoxin system RelE/ParE family toxin, translated as MKLFWTETAQRDLQKIRRYIAADNPTAAKRWVEKLRNRAVQALTAPLSGRKVPEFLRDDIRELIEGNYRIVYQVFSDRLVILTVFEGHAFSQ; from the coding sequence ATGAAGCTATTTTGGACCGAAACAGCCCAACGGGACCTTCAGAAAATCCGAAGGTATATTGCCGCCGACAATCCGACCGCAGCCAAACGATGGGTCGAAAAATTGAGGAATCGCGCGGTGCAGGCCCTCACGGCGCCGCTGAGCGGCCGCAAGGTGCCAGAATTTTTGCGGGACGACATCCGAGAGCTGATCGAGGGGAACTACCGCATCGTATATCAGGTGTTTTCAGATCGTCTGGTGATCCTGACCGTTTTTGAAGGGCACGCGTTTTCCCAATAG
- the polA gene encoding DNA polymerase I gives MTSTSDPAVAPRNGAPSLYLIDGTAYIHRAYHAIRGLTNSKGLPTNAVFGFTRMLIKLMAERRPEYAAMLFDAKGPTFRHERYEAYKANRPPMAEEMAVQIPLIKRVTRGFNLPLVEMAGFEADDLIGTLARQAQEEGFFVVMVTGDKDFMQLVTDTAVIWDPMKEKTVDRAAVRAAMGIDPGQVVDVMGLAGDSSDNIPGVPGIGPKTAQNLIQSFGSLEALYADLGKLSAKKQQEKLSQYREQAFLSRELATIETRAPLAFDPQEYRLRGPDNAALAGLFKELEFRQLQKDYPQGADHSRKDYRLVLDDEALDSLVARLEKAERVALDTETTSQYPMQARLVGLSFAVQPDQGFYIPCGHDYPGVPPQLALKTVLARLKPLLENPAVPKVGQNIKYDWMVLARHGVRLAGVVFDTMLASYLINPSKRAHSLDQIALDFLDYKTVSYAEVTGTGKNAINFSQVPLDQAAVYASEDADVTLQACGVLQPQLAEIGLTELFETVEMPLVAVLVKMEMAGIRVDEARLRALSKDFEHQLELLEREIYAQAGETFNIKSSQQLGVILFDKLKLPTQKKTKKKTGYSTDVEVLTALALHHELPALILKHRTLAKLKSTYTDSLLELVNRETGRIHTSFNQTVAATGRLSSSDPNLQNIPIRTEEGREIRSAFIPRAGWQLVSADYSQIELRILAHVSQDEILIKAFSEGEDIHTRTATEVFEVLPNFITPDLRRQAKVINFGIIYGMSPFSLAKELNISQKMAKTYIEHYFARYSGVKAYIDRTIAEAAVSGRTSTLLGRIRLLPEIHSKNQVVRGFAERMAINTPIQGTAADLIKLAMIRVDAALAGRKLKSAMLLSVHDEIVFEVPPEEMDTLTAVVQAEMEGVWDLSVPLKVNISHGGNWTEAH, from the coding sequence ATGACCTCAACGTCAGACCCGGCCGTTGCGCCCCGCAACGGCGCCCCGTCCCTCTACCTGATCGACGGCACCGCCTACATCCACCGCGCCTACCATGCCATCCGCGGTCTGACCAACTCCAAGGGGCTGCCCACCAACGCCGTTTTCGGCTTTACGCGCATGCTGATCAAGCTCATGGCCGAGCGCCGGCCCGAATACGCCGCGATGCTCTTCGACGCCAAGGGGCCCACCTTCCGCCATGAACGCTACGAAGCCTACAAGGCCAACCGGCCCCCCATGGCCGAGGAGATGGCCGTCCAGATTCCGCTGATCAAGCGCGTCACCCGCGGTTTCAACCTGCCGCTGGTGGAGATGGCGGGCTTTGAGGCCGACGATCTGATCGGCACCTTGGCCCGTCAGGCCCAGGAGGAGGGCTTCTTCGTCGTCATGGTGACCGGCGACAAGGATTTCATGCAGCTGGTGACCGACACGGCGGTAATCTGGGACCCCATGAAGGAGAAAACCGTCGATCGCGCCGCCGTGCGCGCGGCTATGGGCATCGACCCCGGGCAGGTGGTGGATGTCATGGGCCTTGCGGGCGACAGCAGCGACAACATCCCCGGGGTGCCGGGAATCGGGCCCAAGACCGCCCAGAACCTGATCCAATCTTTCGGCAGCCTGGAGGCCCTTTATGCCGACCTGGGCAAGCTGAGCGCCAAGAAGCAGCAGGAGAAACTGTCCCAATACCGCGAGCAGGCCTTTTTGAGCCGGGAGCTGGCCACCATCGAGACCCGCGCCCCGCTGGCCTTCGATCCGCAGGAATATCGCCTCCGGGGGCCGGACAACGCCGCCCTGGCCGGGCTTTTCAAGGAGCTGGAATTTCGCCAGCTGCAGAAGGACTACCCCCAGGGGGCGGACCATTCGCGCAAGGACTACCGCCTGGTTCTCGACGATGAGGCCCTGGACTCGCTGGTGGCCCGCCTGGAAAAAGCCGAGCGGGTGGCGCTGGACACCGAAACCACCTCCCAGTACCCGATGCAGGCGCGTCTGGTGGGTCTTTCGTTTGCCGTTCAGCCCGACCAGGGCTTCTATATCCCCTGCGGCCACGACTACCCCGGCGTACCCCCCCAGCTTGCCCTGAAAACGGTCCTCGCGCGGCTCAAGCCGCTGCTGGAGAACCCGGCCGTGCCCAAGGTCGGGCAGAACATCAAGTACGACTGGATGGTCCTGGCGCGCCATGGGGTGCGGCTGGCCGGGGTGGTGTTTGACACCATGCTGGCCTCCTACCTCATCAACCCCTCCAAGCGGGCCCACAGCCTGGACCAGATCGCCCTGGACTTTCTCGACTACAAGACCGTTTCCTACGCGGAGGTGACCGGCACGGGCAAAAACGCCATCAATTTCTCCCAGGTGCCCCTGGACCAGGCGGCGGTCTATGCCAGCGAGGACGCCGATGTCACCCTGCAGGCCTGCGGGGTTTTGCAGCCGCAGCTGGCGGAAATCGGGCTGACCGAGCTTTTCGAAACGGTGGAGATGCCGCTGGTGGCGGTCCTGGTCAAAATGGAGATGGCCGGCATCCGCGTGGACGAGGCACGCCTGCGGGCGCTCTCCAAAGACTTCGAACACCAGCTTGAGCTGCTGGAGCGGGAGATCTACGCCCAGGCCGGCGAAACCTTCAACATCAAGTCCTCCCAGCAGCTGGGGGTGATCCTGTTCGATAAGCTCAAGCTGCCGACCCAGAAAAAAACCAAGAAGAAAACGGGTTACTCCACCGACGTGGAGGTTTTGACCGCGCTTGCGCTCCACCACGAGCTGCCCGCCCTGATCCTCAAGCACCGCACCCTGGCCAAGCTCAAATCCACCTACACCGATTCCCTGCTGGAGCTGGTCAACCGGGAAACCGGTCGGATTCACACCTCCTTCAACCAAACCGTGGCGGCCACCGGCCGCTTGAGCAGCTCGGACCCCAACCTCCAGAACATCCCCATCCGCACCGAGGAGGGCCGCGAGATCCGCAGCGCCTTCATCCCCCGCGCCGGCTGGCAGCTGGTCTCGGCGGATTACTCTCAGATCGAGCTGCGCATACTGGCCCATGTCTCGCAGGACGAGATTTTGATCAAGGCCTTCAGCGAAGGCGAGGACATCCACACCCGCACCGCCACCGAGGTTTTCGAGGTCCTGCCCAATTTCATCACCCCGGATCTGCGCCGCCAGGCCAAGGTGATCAATTTCGGGATCATCTACGGCATGAGCCCCTTCAGCCTGGCCAAGGAGCTCAACATCAGCCAGAAAATGGCCAAGACCTACATCGAGCACTACTTCGCGCGCTACAGCGGGGTCAAGGCCTACATCGACCGGACCATCGCCGAGGCCGCCGTCAGCGGCAGGACCAGTACGCTGCTCGGCCGGATCCGCCTGCTGCCCGAAATTCACAGCAAGAATCAGGTGGTCCGCGGGTTTGCAGAGCGGATGGCCATCAACACGCCCATCCAGGGGACCGCCGCGGACCTCATCAAGCTGGCCATGATCCGGGTGGACGCCGCCCTGGCGGGGCGCAAGCTCAAGAGCGCCATGCTGCTCTCGGTCCACGACGAAATCGTCTTCGAGGTGCCCCCCGAGGAAATGGACACGCTCACGGCGGTGGTGCAGGCGGAAATGGAAGGGGTCTGGGACTTGAGCGTGCCCCTCAAGGTGAACATCAGCCACGGCGGGAACTGGACCGAGGCGCACTGA
- a CDS encoding CoA-binding protein, translating to MSVPSHNTPTAKRQDGREGRLVTDDGDIRRLLKATATIAVLGLSPKPERDSHRIAVYLQRQGYRIIPVRAAQREILGEKAYGSLGEIPERVDLVNAFVNPVRILPHARDALALSPRAFWMQTGIENREAAELLRQAGIDVVMDRCIRIAHAFLCI from the coding sequence ATGTCGGTCCCCAGCCATAACACGCCCACCGCCAAACGACAAGACGGCCGCGAGGGCCGCCTGGTGACCGACGACGGGGACATCCGGCGCCTGCTAAAGGCCACCGCCACCATCGCGGTGCTGGGACTCAGCCCCAAGCCGGAGCGCGACTCGCACCGCATCGCGGTCTACCTTCAGCGGCAGGGATACCGCATCATCCCCGTGCGCGCCGCGCAGCGGGAAATTCTGGGGGAAAAAGCCTACGGCTCGCTGGGGGAGATTCCCGAGCGGGTCGACCTGGTGAATGCCTTCGTCAATCCGGTCCGCATCCTGCCCCATGCCCGCGACGCGCTCGCCCTGTCGCCCCGTGCCTTCTGGATGCAGACCGGCATCGAAAACCGGGAGGCCGCCGAACTCTTGCGGCAGGCGGGCATCGACGTGGTCATGGACCGCTGCATCAGAATCGCCCATGCCTTCCTCTGCATATAA
- a CDS encoding iron-sulfur cluster assembly scaffold protein, with product MQPEPSSQRPFDFWQDHSCNFLEMAFRHDRRERLHNPDGYGKRTGECGDTVEIFLMVREGRIQTAAFDTNGCLHTTACANTVVEMAAGRPPETAWEITPEAVGAFLETLPRDHFHCAELAVGALYLALASLKNAPARAGAAPSAIRNAACPE from the coding sequence ATGCAGCCTGAGCCATCATCCCAACGGCCCTTCGACTTCTGGCAGGACCACTCGTGCAATTTTCTGGAAATGGCCTTTCGCCACGACCGCCGCGAAAGGCTTCACAACCCGGACGGCTACGGCAAACGCACCGGCGAGTGCGGCGACACGGTGGAGATCTTCCTGATGGTCCGCGAAGGCCGCATCCAGACCGCGGCCTTCGACACCAACGGCTGCCTGCACACCACCGCCTGCGCCAACACGGTGGTCGAGATGGCCGCCGGCCGCCCGCCTGAAACGGCCTGGGAGATCACCCCCGAGGCGGTTGGCGCGTTTCTCGAGACCCTGCCGCGCGACCATTTTCATTGCGCCGAACTGGCCGTGGGGGCCCTCTACCTGGCCCTGGCAAGCCTCAAAAACGCCCCCGCCCGGGCGGGCGCCGCACCCAGCGCAATCAGGAACGCGGCGTGTCCCGAGTAA
- a CDS encoding MFS transporter, with translation MGSSRRWAIFLIASALFVFSQFYRASIAVISPRLMADVGLDPRGLSLMSAAFFYAFALTQIPIGIFLDRIGPRRTMTALSVVAVAGALVFAWGDSLAALATGRVLLGIGMACNLMGAFKLLTLWFSPLQFATLSALVVSIGTIGNLTATTPLALLVGWVGWRWTFSLFAGLNLALAVAFFVVVRDRPQTSPAAPAALPPPAAGPGFFSDLGRLLRNRDFWIISLGTFSRYGIFAAVQTLWAGPFLMTVMGRSALVAGNLIFLLNIGMILGGPLWGRLSDTVFRTRKGVIITGLACLAADIGALAVIPAAAGSGLLAALFFGFGFFASAGGIMYTHIKELMPIEMAGTAMTGINFFTMIGAAAFLQGMGGLMQALYPEAALGPAAFKAALVLCGACLLGVAALYGFTRDTPRS, from the coding sequence ATGGGGTCATCCCGCCGCTGGGCGATCTTCCTGATCGCCTCGGCGCTTTTCGTATTTTCGCAGTTTTACCGGGCCTCCATCGCGGTCATCAGCCCTCGCCTGATGGCCGATGTGGGCCTGGATCCCCGCGGGCTGAGCCTGATGTCGGCCGCTTTTTTCTACGCCTTCGCCCTGACCCAGATACCCATCGGCATATTCCTGGACCGCATCGGGCCGCGCCGCACCATGACCGCCCTCTCGGTGGTGGCCGTGGCCGGGGCGCTGGTCTTCGCCTGGGGGGATAGCCTTGCAGCCCTGGCGACAGGCCGGGTGCTGCTGGGCATCGGGATGGCCTGCAACCTGATGGGGGCCTTCAAGCTGTTGACCCTCTGGTTCAGCCCGCTGCAGTTCGCGACCCTCTCGGCGCTGGTGGTTTCCATCGGGACGATCGGCAATCTCACCGCCACCACCCCGCTCGCGCTCCTGGTGGGCTGGGTCGGCTGGCGTTGGACGTTTTCGCTCTTCGCCGGTCTCAACCTGGCCCTGGCCGTGGCCTTTTTCGTGGTGGTGCGCGACCGGCCGCAAACTTCCCCGGCGGCCCCGGCCGCTCTCCCGCCGCCCGCCGCCGGCCCGGGCTTTTTCTCCGACCTCGGCCGGCTTTTGCGAAACCGCGACTTCTGGATCATCTCCCTGGGCACCTTCAGCCGCTACGGGATTTTTGCCGCGGTCCAGACCCTCTGGGCGGGGCCTTTTCTGATGACCGTCATGGGGCGTTCGGCCCTGGTGGCGGGCAACCTCATATTTCTCTTGAACATCGGCATGATCCTCGGCGGACCGCTCTGGGGGCGGCTTTCGGACACGGTTTTCAGAACCCGCAAAGGGGTGATCATCACCGGCCTGGCCTGCCTGGCGGCGGACATCGGCGCCCTGGCGGTCATCCCGGCCGCTGCCGGGTCCGGGCTGCTGGCGGCGCTTTTTTTCGGCTTCGGCTTTTTCGCCAGCGCCGGCGGGATCATGTACACCCACATCAAGGAGCTGATGCCCATCGAGATGGCGGGGACCGCCATGACCGGGATCAATTTCTTCACCATGATCGGGGCGGCCGCCTTCCTGCAGGGAATGGGCGGGCTGATGCAGGCCCTTTACCCCGAAGCCGCTCTGGGGCCGGCGGCCTTCAAGGCGGCACTCGTCCTCTGCGGCGCCTGCCTGCTGGGGGTGGCCGCGCTCTACGGGTTTACTCGGGACACGCCGCGTTCCTGA
- a CDS encoding cobalamin-dependent protein (Presence of a B(12) (cobalamin)-binding domain implies dependence on cobalamin itself, in one of its several forms, or in some unusual lineages, dependence on a cobalamin-like analog.) translates to MKVLLIYPYCLEERLHQEDVYVAPIGLYYIGALLKAKGHAVEILNLQGLKDAPERIRALLADEQPDVIGFSILNANRWGGIEVARLAKALNPAVVTVFGGVTPTFLWRHFLTHFPEIDYVVVGEGEFPLLHLVQALEKAPAPDPAAIQGLAWRDGRGPVCNPAPKPIRNLDVLPQPARYFRFQHVALTRGCPGNCTFCGSPLFWGPRVRFHSSGYFVDQLELLYRQGVTFFYVSDDTFMVSAKRVIAICREIIRRRLPISWAAISRVDLVQPEVLAWMRRAGCTQISYGVESGSAAIRQSLNKPLETEQIKRAFDLTVRHGLFSRAYFIYGCPGESDHTIAETLALIAAIKPLSVIFYVLDVFPGTALYADFCRRFGLDDDIWLNRIEDIIYCEYDPALTPEQVKRWGRQLREGFYRLLPDIVANIRLLEDPDFAPLHADFLSRLAMTFSHGDYARIGAIADRGGLAARLYDRALAYHPDPRAFLGRAILYQQAGAFDQAAALLEQALSHFPQNEALNICLGINFVNRNRPQEAIAVLRKYPDAPQAAAALAACYTALGNRAAADRFARRHRDLTGGGD, encoded by the coding sequence ATGAAGGTCCTGCTGATCTACCCCTACTGCCTGGAAGAGCGCCTCCATCAGGAGGACGTTTACGTGGCGCCCATCGGGCTTTACTATATCGGCGCCCTGCTGAAGGCCAAGGGCCACGCGGTGGAGATTCTCAACCTGCAGGGGCTGAAAGATGCCCCGGAGCGGATCCGCGCCCTGCTGGCCGACGAGCAGCCGGATGTGATCGGCTTTTCGATCCTAAACGCCAACCGCTGGGGCGGCATCGAGGTCGCGCGCCTCGCCAAGGCCCTCAACCCGGCCGTGGTCACGGTTTTCGGCGGGGTAACACCCACCTTTCTGTGGCGCCATTTCCTGACCCATTTCCCGGAAATCGATTACGTCGTGGTCGGCGAGGGCGAGTTTCCCCTGCTGCACCTGGTGCAGGCCCTTGAGAAGGCGCCGGCCCCGGATCCGGCGGCGATCCAGGGCCTGGCCTGGCGCGACGGCAGAGGCCCGGTCTGCAACCCGGCGCCCAAACCGATTCGCAACCTGGACGTCCTGCCCCAGCCGGCCCGCTATTTCCGGTTTCAGCACGTGGCGCTGACCCGCGGCTGCCCCGGCAACTGCACCTTCTGCGGCTCGCCGCTCTTCTGGGGGCCTCGGGTGCGGTTTCACTCCAGCGGCTATTTCGTCGACCAGTTGGAACTGCTCTACCGCCAAGGGGTGACGTTCTTCTACGTCTCCGACGACACCTTCATGGTCAGCGCCAAGCGCGTCATCGCCATCTGCCGGGAAATCATCCGGCGCCGGCTGCCCATCAGCTGGGCGGCCATCTCGCGGGTCGACCTGGTGCAGCCCGAGGTGCTGGCCTGGATGCGGCGGGCCGGCTGCACCCAGATCAGCTACGGAGTGGAAAGCGGGTCGGCGGCCATCCGCCAGAGCCTCAACAAACCGCTGGAAACAGAGCAGATCAAACGCGCCTTCGACCTCACCGTGCGCCACGGCCTCTTCAGCCGGGCCTACTTCATCTACGGCTGCCCCGGCGAAAGCGACCACACCATCGCCGAGACCCTGGCGTTGATCGCCGCCATCAAGCCGCTGAGCGTCATCTTCTACGTGCTCGACGTTTTTCCCGGCACGGCCTTGTACGCCGATTTCTGCCGCCGCTTCGGCCTGGACGACGACATCTGGCTGAACCGCATCGAGGACATCATCTACTGCGAGTACGACCCGGCGCTGACGCCCGAGCAGGTGAAACGCTGGGGCCGGCAGCTGCGGGAGGGGTTTTACCGCCTCCTGCCGGATATCGTGGCAAACATCCGGCTGCTGGAAGACCCCGATTTCGCCCCCCTGCACGCCGATTTTCTGTCGCGCCTGGCCATGACCTTCAGCCACGGCGACTACGCCCGGATCGGGGCCATTGCCGATCGCGGCGGCCTTGCGGCCCGGCTCTACGATCGCGCCCTGGCCTATCACCCCGACCCGCGGGCCTTTCTGGGACGTGCGATCCTTTACCAGCAGGCCGGGGCCTTTGACCAGGCTGCCGCCCTGCTGGAGCAGGCGCTTTCACACTTTCCCCAAAACGAGGCGCTCAACATCTGCCTGGGAATCAACTTCGTCAACCGCAACCGGCCGCAGGAAGCGATCGCGGTCCTGCGCAAATATCCGGACGCACCCCAGGCGGCCGCCGCGCTTGCCGCCTGCTACACGGCCTTGGGCAACAGGGCCGCGGCGGACCGCTTCGCCCGCCGCCACCGGGATTTGACCGGCGGGGGCGATTGA
- a CDS encoding RsbRD N-terminal domain-containing protein, with product MSQKNLALFLEKRKSAVVSKWFDEVAASYAPDAGQFLKKQQDPFSNPVGMSFRDGLSGLFDQVVHGIDREGALPFLDPLIRIRAVQAFTPSQAIAFIFSLKTVLRRNFGKEIYAQQLQEALVELESRIDTLGFLAFDLFMECREKIYQLKANTERNTIYRAFARAGLIKEDPEN from the coding sequence TTGAGTCAAAAAAACCTGGCGCTTTTTCTGGAGAAAAGAAAATCCGCGGTCGTCTCCAAATGGTTTGACGAGGTGGCGGCATCCTATGCCCCCGACGCCGGCCAATTTCTCAAGAAACAGCAGGACCCCTTCAGCAACCCGGTGGGCATGAGTTTTCGCGACGGGTTGAGCGGGCTTTTCGACCAGGTTGTCCACGGCATCGACCGCGAAGGCGCGCTGCCTTTTCTCGACCCGCTGATCCGCATCCGGGCGGTCCAGGCCTTCACGCCATCCCAGGCAATTGCTTTCATCTTTTCGCTCAAAACAGTACTCCGTCGCAATTTCGGCAAGGAAATTTACGCCCAACAACTGCAGGAGGCGCTGGTTGAGCTCGAAAGCCGCATCGACACGCTCGGCTTTCTGGCCTTTGACCTCTTCATGGAGTGCCGCGAGAAGATCTACCAGCTGAAGGCCAATACCGAGCGCAACACCATATACCGTGCATTCGCAAGAGCGGGCTTGATCAAAGAGGACCCGGAAAATTAA
- the dsrM gene encoding sulfate reduction electron transfer complex DsrMKJOP subunit DsrM, which translates to MNVNYLFSLVAVLLLFALAYLGVKVPGGQLLFGIIIPYVAFIAFLAGFFNRVMGWGRSAVPFRIPTTCGQQMSLPWIKQNKIDNPTTTWGVIARMFFEIVTFRSLFRNTRAAKKDGDRLQYKLEIFLWIGALAFHYTFLTVLIRHLRFFTEPVPGFVQMIERVDAFFQFGLPVVYLSGIVLLAAVLYLFLRRIFIPNVKYISLASDYFPLFLIGGIALTGIMMRYFTKVDITAAKELTMGLVTFHPTIPEGVGSIFYVHLFFVSVLLAYFPFSKLMHLGGVFLSPTRNLPTDTRARRHVNPWNYPVKVHTYEAYEDEFREKMIEAGLPVDKQPEPQAPEEKE; encoded by the coding sequence ATGAATGTGAACTATCTATTTTCTCTCGTAGCAGTCCTTCTGCTGTTCGCACTGGCCTATCTGGGCGTCAAGGTCCCGGGAGGCCAGCTGCTCTTCGGCATCATCATCCCCTACGTGGCTTTCATCGCGTTTCTGGCCGGTTTTTTCAACCGGGTGATGGGCTGGGGCCGCTCGGCCGTTCCGTTCCGGATTCCGACCACCTGCGGCCAGCAGATGTCGCTGCCCTGGATCAAGCAGAACAAGATCGACAACCCCACCACCACCTGGGGCGTGATCGCCCGGATGTTTTTTGAAATCGTCACGTTCCGTTCGCTTTTCCGCAACACCCGGGCGGCCAAAAAGGACGGCGACCGGCTGCAGTACAAACTGGAAATCTTCCTGTGGATCGGTGCGCTCGCCTTTCACTACACCTTCCTGACGGTCCTGATCCGCCACCTGCGCTTTTTCACCGAGCCTGTGCCGGGTTTTGTCCAAATGATCGAACGCGTGGACGCCTTCTTCCAGTTCGGGCTGCCGGTGGTCTATCTCTCGGGCATCGTCCTGCTGGCCGCGGTCCTCTACCTCTTTCTACGGCGCATTTTCATTCCCAACGTCAAGTACATTTCGCTGGCCTCGGACTACTTTCCGCTGTTTCTGATCGGCGGGATCGCCCTCACCGGCATCATGATGCGCTACTTCACCAAGGTGGACATCACGGCCGCCAAGGAGCTTACCATGGGCCTGGTGACCTTCCACCCCACGATTCCCGAAGGCGTCGGCAGCATCTTTTATGTCCATCTGTTCTTCGTCAGCGTTCTTCTGGCATACTTTCCCTTCAGCAAGCTGATGCACCTGGGCGGCGTTTTTCTCAGCCCGACCCGCAACCTGCCCACCGATACGCGCGCCCGACGGCATGTCAACCCGTGGAACTACCCGGTCAAAGTTCATACCTACGAGGCCTATGAAGACGAATTCCGTGAGAAAATGATCGAGGCCGGTCTGCCGGTGGACAAACAGCCGGAACCCCAGGCGCCAGAGGAAAAGGAGTAA
- a CDS encoding (Fe-S)-binding protein produces the protein MSDLPKSDEYFSQIDHKPPKLTGWMDTPINIRKGMYCYASNPKSVETLGLPYARPWNPLEDDWQLPENWQQIIHEGLKERLERFRSFKIFMDICVRCGACADKCHFFLGTGDPKNMPVLRAELLRSVYRNDFTAAGKILAKAGFGKQIGARPMTLDVLKEWWYYFFQCTECRRCSVFCPYGIDTAEITIIGRELLNLLGLNIDWIATPVANCYRTGNHLGIQPHAFKDMLEFFVDDIEEITGVRVDPQFNKKGADILFITPSGDVFADPGTYTCMGYMILFHFLKEKYGFDVTWSTYASEGGNFGFFTSHETMKRLNAKMYLEAKRLGVKWILGGECGHMWRVINQYMDTMNGPADFLEEPVSPITGTKFENAKSTKMVHIAEFTADLIKHGKLDLDVRRNDHLKVTFHDSCNPARGMGLLDEPRYVIKNVCNHFYEMPANTIREQTFCCGSGAGLNAGEDMELRMAGGLPRANAVKHVHKKHGVNMLACVCAIDRAVLPALMEYWVPEVDVTGLHELVANALILPGENDRETDLRGEPLPGTEDDTNE, from the coding sequence ATGAGTGATCTTCCGAAATCAGACGAATATTTCAGCCAGATCGACCACAAGCCGCCCAAGCTGACCGGCTGGATGGACACCCCGATCAACATCCGCAAAGGCATGTACTGCTATGCGTCCAACCCCAAAAGCGTCGAGACCCTGGGGCTGCCCTACGCCCGGCCCTGGAACCCGCTGGAGGACGACTGGCAGCTGCCCGAAAACTGGCAGCAGATAATCCACGAGGGCCTCAAGGAGCGCCTGGAGCGCTTCCGCAGCTTCAAGATCTTCATGGACATTTGCGTCCGCTGCGGGGCCTGCGCCGATAAATGCCACTTCTTCCTGGGCACCGGGGACCCCAAGAACATGCCGGTCCTGCGGGCCGAGCTGCTGCGCTCGGTCTACCGCAACGATTTCACCGCCGCCGGCAAAATTCTCGCCAAGGCGGGCTTCGGCAAGCAGATCGGCGCCCGCCCGATGACCCTGGATGTCCTCAAGGAGTGGTGGTACTATTTCTTCCAGTGCACCGAGTGCCGCCGTTGCTCGGTTTTCTGCCCCTACGGCATCGACACCGCCGAAATCACCATCATCGGCCGCGAGCTGCTCAACCTGCTGGGACTGAACATCGACTGGATCGCCACCCCGGTGGCCAACTGTTACCGCACCGGCAACCACCTCGGCATCCAGCCGCATGCCTTCAAGGACATGCTGGAGTTCTTCGTGGACGACATCGAGGAGATAACCGGTGTGCGGGTGGATCCCCAATTCAACAAGAAAGGCGCCGACATCCTGTTCATCACCCCGTCGGGGGACGTCTTCGCCGACCCGGGCACCTACACCTGCATGGGGTACATGATTCTCTTCCACTTCCTGAAGGAGAAATACGGGTTCGACGTCACCTGGAGCACCTACGCCTCGGAGGGCGGCAACTTCGGCTTCTTCACCTCCCACGAAACCATGAAGCGCCTCAACGCCAAGATGTACCTGGAGGCCAAGCGCCTGGGGGTCAAGTGGATTCTCGGCGGCGAGTGCGGGCACATGTGGCGCGTGATCAACCAGTACATGGACACCATGAACGGGCCGGCCGACTTCCTCGAGGAGCCCGTCTCGCCGATCACCGGCACCAAGTTCGAAAATGCCAAGTCCACCAAGATGGTTCACATCGCGGAGTTCACCGCCGACCTCATCAAACACGGCAAACTGGATCTGGACGTCCGGCGCAACGACCACCTCAAGGTCACCTTCCACGACTCCTGCAACCCCGCCCGCGGCATGGGGCTGCTGGATGAACCGCGCTACGTCATCAAAAACGTCTGCAACCATTTCTACGAAATGCCGGCCAACACCATCCGCGAGCAGACCTTCTGCTGCGGCAGCGGCGCGGGCTTGAACGCCGGCGAGGACATGGAACTGCGCATGGCCGGCGGCCTGCCGCGGGCCAATGCGGTCAAGCACGTCCACAAAAAGCACGGGGTCAACATGCTGGCCTGCGTTTGCGCCATCGACCGCGCGGTCCTGCCGGCCCTGATGGAGTATTGGGTGCCGGAAGTCGATGTCACCGGCCTGCATGAGCTGGTCGCCAACGCCTTGATTCTGCCGGGAGAAAATGACCGAGAGACAGACCTGCGCGGCGAACCGCTGCCGGGAACGGAGGATGACACGAATGAATGA